The following proteins are co-located in the Oceanotoga teriensis genome:
- a CDS encoding trans-sulfuration enzyme family protein, with product MTNEELKKLKFQSKAVYYSPDPETKSVSEPIYMTSNFQYNKEHYQKIIDGDRESVYIYTRCGNPTERKLEKQIALLEGSEDALVTSSGMAAISTLIMGIVEHGDNIIADRTTYSTSHEFFEEVLPKFGVETKFVNTLDLKEVENAIDEKTKIIYAETIANPIIKLTPIKELGELAHKHGLTYIVDNTFASPRLLRPIELGADFVVESATKFIGGHNDVLGGIIAGNSEFLYELRWERLTKFGGTISPFNAWLLLRGLQTMSLRVDKACENALKLAKYLENHPKVEKVSYPGLESHPNHELAKEILPKFGSMINFKVKDEESGVEFLNALKLCCFAGSLGGVRTTLQPPATCAFLDIPEKERNEMGIYLGMIRVSTGIEDIEDIICDFEQAFDKI from the coding sequence ATGACAAATGAAGAATTAAAAAAATTAAAATTTCAAAGTAAAGCGGTTTATTATTCGCCAGATCCAGAAACTAAATCTGTAAGTGAACCAATATATATGACTTCTAATTTTCAATATAACAAAGAACATTATCAGAAAATTATAGATGGCGATAGAGAATCTGTTTATATATATACGAGATGTGGAAATCCAACCGAAAGAAAACTCGAAAAACAAATAGCTTTATTAGAAGGTTCTGAAGATGCTCTTGTAACTTCGTCTGGTATGGCAGCTATTTCTACTTTAATAATGGGAATAGTAGAACATGGAGACAATATCATAGCTGATAGAACTACTTATAGTACATCACATGAATTCTTTGAAGAGGTATTACCAAAATTTGGTGTTGAAACTAAATTTGTAAATACTCTTGATTTAAAAGAAGTAGAAAATGCCATAGATGAAAAAACAAAAATAATATATGCTGAAACTATAGCTAATCCAATAATAAAATTAACCCCTATAAAAGAATTGGGAGAATTAGCTCATAAACACGGACTCACATATATAGTAGATAATACATTCGCAAGTCCAAGACTTTTAAGACCTATAGAATTAGGAGCAGATTTTGTAGTTGAAAGTGCAACCAAATTTATAGGTGGTCATAATGATGTTTTAGGTGGAATAATCGCAGGAAACTCTGAATTTTTATATGAATTGAGATGGGAAAGGCTCACAAAATTTGGAGGAACTATATCTCCTTTCAATGCATGGTTATTATTAAGAGGATTACAAACAATGTCTTTAAGAGTTGATAAAGCTTGTGAAAATGCTTTAAAATTGGCAAAATATTTAGAAAATCATCCAAAAGTAGAAAAAGTTTCATATCCTGGTCTTGAATCTCATCCTAATCATGAATTAGCTAAAGAAATCTTACCAAAATTTGGATCTATGATCAATTTTAAAGTTAAAGATGAAGAAAGTGGAGTTGAATTTTTGAACGCTCTTAAATTATGTTGTTTTGCTGGAAGTCTTGGAGGAGTTAGAACAACTTTACAACCACCAGCTACTTGTGCATTTCTTGATATACCAGAAAAAGAAAGAAATGAAATGGGAATTTACCTGGGAATGATAAGAGTATCAACCGGAATTGAAGATATTGAAGATATAATTTGTGATTTTGAACAAGCTTTTGATAAAATATAA
- a CDS encoding site-specific DNA-methyltransferase, with product MNNTNLKKLIKEVLKKDERIWNEDKTELNQTLLLDLIEKIDEKIIYLLLQEEKLREKFFVKIKDVYVFKTNDFRFFIEENKVDNSFTAYKNRIGLTDGKRFLKDTNDIVLDWPYKDCILEGGQSTEEGYDTYFEYDKKVTKTDEKKGWKAGQYNKKQAKRKEIFFNRVLAYDEIDRLFDHKAFINWKRFTKDGEQEVKEIKRDENGTIKENLIIKGNNLLALHSLKKQFAGKVKLIYIDPPYYFKDTKSFDAFNYNSNFKLSTWLTFMKNRLEIAKKLLSDDGSIYINIDKDGIHYLKILMDDLFGIDNFRTEIIWRMGFLSGYKTAAKKFIRNHDTILFYSKSESYLFNKIYIENKDFAPLLTNSEIKSAFKEFDFPENKINDFAYFINHKNRNDRYPLEDTWNCNKWDKLNSIAIDSSVSRVKETIELDNQNFKGQKPESLIERIIKTSTNKGDIVIDYHLGSGTTAAVAHKMGRQYIGIEQMDYIETIACERMKKVIEGEQGGISKSVNWQGGGDFIYFELAKWNETAKERILACESLDELITFFDEMYERYFLNYNLKIKEFREKVIHEEAFKKLSLDEQKKMFVAMLDNNQMYVNKTEMADKKFGINKEDQNLTNQFYNREK from the coding sequence ATGAATAATACAAATTTAAAAAAATTAATAAAAGAAGTTTTAAAAAAAGATGAAAGAATTTGGAATGAAGATAAAACCGAATTGAATCAAACTCTTTTATTAGATTTAATAGAAAAGATTGATGAGAAAATAATTTATTTATTACTTCAAGAAGAAAAATTAAGAGAAAAGTTTTTTGTGAAAATAAAAGATGTATATGTATTTAAAACAAATGATTTTCGTTTTTTTATAGAAGAAAACAAGGTAGATAATTCTTTTACTGCGTATAAAAATAGAATAGGCTTAACTGATGGTAAAAGATTTTTAAAAGATACTAATGATATTGTTTTAGATTGGCCTTATAAAGATTGTATTTTAGAAGGTGGTCAAAGCACAGAAGAAGGATATGATACATATTTTGAATATGACAAAAAAGTAACTAAAACAGATGAAAAGAAAGGTTGGAAGGCTGGACAATATAATAAAAAGCAGGCAAAAAGAAAAGAGATATTTTTTAATAGAGTTTTAGCTTATGATGAAATTGATAGACTTTTTGATCATAAAGCATTCATAAACTGGAAAAGATTTACTAAGGACGGAGAGCAAGAAGTAAAAGAAATAAAAAGAGATGAAAATGGAACGATTAAAGAAAACTTGATTATCAAAGGAAATAATTTACTGGCTTTGCACTCTCTCAAAAAGCAATTTGCAGGTAAAGTGAAGCTGATTTATATTGACCCACCTTATTATTTCAAAGATACAAAAAGTTTTGATGCATTTAATTACAATTCAAATTTCAAACTATCAACTTGGCTAACATTTATGAAAAATAGATTAGAAATAGCTAAAAAACTATTAAGTGATGATGGTAGTATTTATATTAATATTGATAAAGATGGAATACATTACCTTAAAATTTTAATGGATGATTTATTTGGAATTGATAATTTTAGAACTGAGATAATATGGCGTATGGGATTTTTATCAGGATATAAAACAGCAGCAAAAAAGTTTATCAGAAACCATGATACAATTTTATTTTATTCAAAATCTGAAAGTTATTTATTCAATAAAATTTATATTGAAAATAAAGATTTTGCACCTTTATTGACAAACAGCGAAATAAAATCAGCTTTCAAAGAGTTTGATTTTCCAGAAAACAAAATAAATGATTTTGCATATTTTATAAATCATAAAAATAGAAACGATAGATACCCTCTTGAAGACACATGGAATTGTAATAAATGGGATAAATTAAATTCTATCGCTATTGATAGTTCTGTTTCAAGAGTAAAAGAAACAATAGAATTAGATAACCAGAATTTTAAAGGGCAAAAACCAGAATCTTTAATAGAAAGAATTATAAAAACATCCACTAATAAAGGTGACATAGTCATTGACTATCATCTTGGAAGTGGCACAACCGCAGCTGTGGCTCACAAAATGGGCAGACAATATATTGGCATCGAGCAAATGGACTACATAGAAACTATTGCTTGTGAAAGAATGAAAAAAGTTATTGAAGGTGAACAAGGAGGAATTTCAAAATCCGTAAATTGGCAAGGTGGTGGAGATTTTATTTACTTTGAACTTGCCAAATGGAACGAAACCGCAAAAGAAAGAATCCTTGCTTGCGAAAGTTTAGACGAGCTTATCACATTTTTTGATGAAATGTATGAAAGATATTTCTTGAATTACAATCTCAAAATCAAAGAGTTTAGAGAAAAAGTTATCCATGAAGAAGCATTTAAAAAATTAAGTTTGGACGAACAAAAGAAAATGTTTGTCGCTATGCTTGATAATAATCAAATGTATGTAAACAAAACAGAAATGGCAGATAAGAAGTTCGGAATCAATAAAGAAGACCAAAACTTAACAAACCAATTTTATAACAGGGAGAAATAA
- a CDS encoding DUF234 domain-containing protein codes for NMFKFYYRFIFTNFSLIEQGMIDFVYDKKIKPYLNQYTGFVFEDVCQQYLLRENYNIKLPFIFEKIGRWWGNNSIKKRQEEIDILAFNDKKAIFGECKWQDKKIGIEVYEQLLEKSNLLNFTEKYFYLFSKTGFTEEIIEFSKNNSKIKLITINEII; via the coding sequence CAATATGTTTAAATTTTATTATAGGTTTATATTTACAAATTTTTCTTTGATTGAGCAAGGAATGATAGATTTTGTTTATGATAAAAAAATTAAACCATATTTAAATCAATATACAGGATTTGTTTTTGAAGACGTTTGTCAACAATATTTATTAAGAGAAAATTATAATATAAAATTACCTTTTATCTTTGAAAAAATAGGAAGATGGTGGGGAAACAATTCAATAAAAAAAAGGCAAGAAGAAATTGATATTTTAGCTTTTAATGATAAAAAAGCTATTTTTGGTGAGTGTAAATGGCAAGATAAGAAAATAGGTATAGAAGTATATGAACAATTACTTGAAAAAAGTAATTTATTAAATTTCACAGAAAAATACTTTTATCTTTTTTCAAAAACAGGATTTACAGAAGAAATTATAGAATTTTCAAAAAATAATTCCAAAATTAAATTAATTACAATAAATGAAATTATATAA
- a CDS encoding carbohydrate ABC transporter permease: MAEIEKKYLNKIEKLENKRALSFLSPAFLFLILFMAYPVFYSFYLSFFKWNGAAEKIFIGFSNYKRIFQDSIFWKSLTNNISLSLLTVIFQVFLALIIAYWLVRVIKKGRKIFLFLYLIPIVISEICIGLLWNFIYNPYFGLINGVLRGLNLDFLTRGWVGDPSTAFLAVINAMNFTYIGMYILLFVAAIQDIPESIFDASKIDGANNYKNFFSVVIPMIQDSIQSTSLLCIINSFKTFTLTFVLTNGGPNHSSEVLSTYLYKVGFNDFEMGYSATIGCMQLIITIISGLIILKLISKSKAYS, encoded by the coding sequence ATGGCTGAAATTGAAAAAAAATATCTTAATAAAATAGAAAAATTAGAAAATAAAAGAGCTTTGTCTTTTTTATCGCCGGCATTTTTATTTTTAATATTATTTATGGCATATCCAGTTTTTTATTCTTTTTATTTATCATTTTTTAAATGGAATGGTGCAGCAGAAAAGATTTTTATTGGTTTTTCTAATTATAAAAGAATATTTCAAGACTCAATATTTTGGAAATCTTTGACTAATAATATATCTTTAAGTTTATTAACTGTAATTTTTCAAGTTTTTTTAGCATTAATAATAGCTTATTGGCTTGTCAGAGTTATAAAAAAAGGTAGAAAAATCTTTTTGTTTTTGTATTTAATACCTATTGTTATAAGTGAGATTTGTATAGGTCTTCTTTGGAATTTTATTTATAACCCATATTTTGGTTTAATAAATGGTGTTTTGAGAGGATTAAATCTCGATTTTTTGACAAGAGGATGGGTAGGAGATCCATCTACTGCATTTTTAGCAGTTATCAATGCTATGAACTTTACTTATATAGGTATGTATATTCTTTTATTTGTAGCAGCTATTCAAGATATACCAGAATCTATATTTGATGCTTCAAAAATAGATGGTGCAAATAATTATAAAAATTTTTTTAGTGTTGTTATACCAATGATTCAAGACTCTATTCAATCAACTTCTTTATTATGTATAATAAACTCTTTTAAAACATTTACACTCACTTTTGTTCTAACGAATGGAGGTCCAAATCATTCAAGTGAAGTCTTATCGACTTATTTATATAAAGTTGGATTTAACGATTTTGAAATGGGCTACTCAGCTACAATAGGATGTATGCAATTAATAATAACTATAATATCTGGATTAATAATTTTAAAACTTATTAGTAAATCTAAAGCTTATTCATAG
- a CDS encoding AAA family ATPase: MFIGREKELQKLNKMNNKKGFQFLVMYGRRRVGKTTLLKEFLKDKSGIFFVAEEFNDTIALNKFSELILSHFKMSNLIDKFLSWEKAFNFIGEKSKDERIILIIDEFPYIANSNLSILSLLQNLIDQKLKNTNLFLILCGSSISFMEKEVLSEKSPLFGRRTGQMKINSFGFYDSIKFSKKYTKIDSVINYGILGGIPQYLNKFDYNLNIEGNIKENFLDSSSYLIEEPKNLLRQELREPAIYNSIIESVANGYTKISEIATKIQERPDKTSKYLNTLIELEIIEKEIPITEKINSRKSIYKLKDNMFKFYYRFIFTNFSLIEQGMIDFVYDKKIKP; this comes from the coding sequence ATGTTTATTGGAAGAGAAAAAGAATTACAAAAATTAAATAAAATGAATAATAAAAAAGGATTCCAATTTTTAGTAATGTATGGTAGAAGAAGAGTTGGTAAAACTACTTTATTAAAAGAATTTTTAAAAGATAAAAGTGGAATATTTTTTGTTGCTGAAGAGTTTAACGATACAATTGCATTAAACAAATTTTCTGAATTAATATTAAGTCATTTTAAAATGAGTAATTTAATAGATAAATTTCTTTCTTGGGAAAAAGCATTTAATTTTATAGGAGAAAAATCAAAAGATGAAAGAATAATATTAATAATAGACGAATTTCCATATATTGCAAATTCAAATTTAAGTATTTTATCTTTATTACAAAATTTAATAGATCAAAAATTAAAAAATACTAATTTATTTTTAATACTTTGTGGATCTTCTATAAGTTTTATGGAAAAAGAAGTATTGAGTGAAAAAAGTCCACTGTTTGGAAGAAGAACAGGACAAATGAAAATCAATTCTTTTGGATTTTATGATTCTATAAAGTTTTCAAAAAAATATACAAAAATTGATTCTGTTATAAATTATGGTATTTTAGGAGGTATTCCACAGTATTTAAATAAATTTGACTATAATTTAAATATTGAAGGAAACATAAAAGAAAATTTTTTAGATAGTAGTTCATATTTAATAGAAGAACCAAAAAATTTATTAAGACAAGAATTGAGAGAACCAGCAATATATAACTCAATTATTGAATCAGTTGCAAATGGTTATACTAAAATAAGTGAAATAGCTACAAAAATTCAAGAAAGACCTGATAAGACTAGTAAATATTTAAATACCTTGATTGAACTAGAAATAATAGAAAAAGAAATTCCAATAACAGAAAAAATAAATTCAAGAAAATCAATTTATAAATTAAAAGACAATATGTTTAAATTTTATTATAGGTTTATATTTACAAATTTTTCTTTGATTGAGCAAGGAATGATAGATTTTGTTTATGATAAAAAAATTAAACCA
- a CDS encoding helix-turn-helix transcriptional regulator translates to MKINKILKSFIPVTEGLGKMLGEDYEVVLHDAKNPENSILHIENASLSGRKKGGPLTDLGLFLIQYYNENKVKYLVNYNANANNKKLRATTLFINDENDDLIGFLCINYDITKAEKLKMALFENEESINYIKKLLNQMTETHDLDTNYENKSETIPKDFEELIDDYIHNAQKKMGKSISELSRSEKIEFISILDKRGFFLLKGSVEELAKKLGNSKFTIYAYLREIKS, encoded by the coding sequence GTGAAAATAAATAAAATATTAAAATCTTTTATTCCAGTGACTGAAGGTTTAGGAAAAATGCTTGGAGAAGATTATGAAGTCGTACTACATGATGCAAAAAATCCAGAAAATTCTATTTTACATATAGAAAATGCTTCACTTTCTGGCAGAAAAAAAGGCGGACCATTAACCGATTTAGGACTCTTTTTAATTCAATATTATAATGAAAATAAAGTAAAATATTTGGTAAATTATAATGCCAATGCAAACAATAAAAAATTAAGAGCTACAACTTTGTTTATAAACGATGAAAATGATGACTTAATAGGATTTTTATGTATAAATTATGATATTACAAAGGCTGAAAAATTAAAAATGGCCCTTTTTGAAAATGAAGAAAGTATAAATTATATAAAGAAATTATTAAATCAAATGACTGAAACCCATGATTTAGACACTAATTATGAAAATAAATCAGAAACTATTCCAAAAGATTTTGAAGAATTAATCGATGATTATATTCATAATGCACAAAAAAAGATGGGAAAGTCAATATCAGAACTATCTCGAAGTGAAAAAATAGAATTCATATCTATACTGGATAAAAGAGGATTTTTCTTATTAAAAGGAAGTGTAGAAGAATTAGCAAAAAAACTTGGAAATTCTAAGTTTACTATATATGCGTATCTAAGGGAAATAAAAAGTTAA
- a CDS encoding PBECR4 domain-containing protein — protein MSISFEERFLEVITSESVNFKKIFINKEYLIVSKDFIVDKYYILSANEDNFLHLTGVKTVLEPKKFFEKANSKTFKYKIFFHTFKTNKRYYKKENQSTSKITRFI, from the coding sequence ATGTCAATTTCTTTTGAAGAAAGATTTTTAGAAGTTATTACGAGTGAATCAGTGAATTTTAAAAAAATTTTTATTAATAAAGAATATTTAATAGTCTCAAAGGATTTTATAGTTGATAAATATTATATTTTATCTGCTAATGAAGATAACTTCCTACATTTAACAGGAGTTAAAACTGTTTTGGAGCCGAAAAAATTTTTTGAAAAAGCGAATTCTAAAACTTTTAAGTATAAAATATTTTTCCATACTTTCAAAACAAATAAAAGGTACTATAAGAAAGAAAATCAAAGCACTTCCAAAATTACAAGATTTATTTAA
- a CDS encoding Rid family detoxifying hydrolase — MLMINTIKAPSAVGPYSQAVKAGDFLYISGQIPIIPNTGKILKGTIEEKTNLVINNILNILKSEDLTLFNLVKISIFVKDINNFKKINDEYSKIFSEHKPARCFFEVSNLPKDAEIEIEAIAHYE, encoded by the coding sequence ATGCTAATGATAAACACAATAAAAGCTCCTTCAGCTGTAGGACCTTACTCTCAAGCTGTAAAAGCAGGAGACTTTTTATACATATCTGGTCAAATTCCAATCATTCCAAATACGGGTAAAATTTTAAAAGGTACAATTGAAGAAAAGACAAATCTTGTAATTAATAATATATTGAATATACTCAAATCCGAAGACTTAACATTATTTAATTTAGTAAAGATTTCAATATTTGTTAAAGATATAAATAATTTTAAAAAAATAAATGATGAATATTCTAAGATTTTTTCAGAACATAAACCAGCGAGATGTTTTTTTGAAGTTTCTAATCTTCCAAAAGATGCTGAGATAGAAATAGAGGCTATTGCACATTATGAATAA
- a CDS encoding uracil-DNA glycosylase, translating into MNILKYLKENISNFSDEFIVPNIDLDKNKIKIIMIGEAPPENENDYLYNGKNSFNFETFSTAFSNAGIDLKNVEDLLKMGIYYTTTIKIPKEGYIVKTKTIKDHLNILKEELNLFDNLKSIMLMGDVAIKALNYIAKEEVGEKIIPNISTYKIRNNEYFFKNIKVYPSYSITGKNFLIEKSKRIMISEDIKKCLNSSL; encoded by the coding sequence ATGAATATTTTAAAGTATCTCAAGGAAAATATTTCTAACTTTTCCGATGAGTTTATTGTACCAAATATAGACCTCGACAAAAACAAAATAAAAATAATCATGATAGGTGAAGCTCCACCAGAAAATGAAAATGATTATTTATATAATGGCAAAAATTCTTTCAATTTTGAAACTTTTTCAACCGCTTTTTCAAATGCAGGAATTGATTTGAAAAATGTTGAAGATCTATTAAAGATGGGAATATATTACACAACAACTATAAAAATTCCCAAAGAAGGATACATAGTAAAAACAAAAACAATAAAAGATCATCTAAATATACTAAAAGAAGAATTGAATTTATTTGACAATTTAAAATCTATAATGCTTATGGGAGATGTTGCAATAAAAGCTTTGAATTATATTGCAAAAGAAGAAGTAGGTGAAAAAATCATTCCAAATATTTCGACATATAAAATTAGAAATAATGAATATTTTTTTAAAAATATTAAAGTATATCCTTCTTATTCAATAACTGGTAAAAATTTTTTAATAGAAAAAAGTAAAAGAATAATGATAAGTGAAGATATAAAAAAATGCTTAAATTCATCATTATAA
- a CDS encoding carbohydrate ABC transporter permease, whose amino-acid sequence MSKKNFSKFIVYLIVIIHVCIVIFPFIWLIYSSMKTNSEFFSSVWKLPSHLNFDNYIKAWGEGALGIYSINSILVTLVSVFITVIIANLAGYALVAYKVKWSSAIVFTLIAVMAIPSYTTLVPLSTSLKSVGLLNTRMGLILPTIAFNIPMSIFIMRGFFITVPKELIEAARIDGAGELKIFFKIMLPLAKSASFTTAIINVIWVWNDFLFPLVIINDPKLKTLPIGLRDFVGQHVTNYPVMLAAILISALPALLIYILFQKQVIGGLMGSAVKG is encoded by the coding sequence ATGTCGAAAAAGAATTTTTCTAAATTTATAGTATATTTAATAGTTATAATTCATGTTTGTATAGTCATATTTCCATTCATATGGTTAATTTATAGCTCTATGAAGACTAATAGTGAATTTTTTTCTTCAGTTTGGAAATTGCCTTCCCACCTTAATTTTGATAATTATATAAAAGCATGGGGTGAAGGAGCATTAGGAATATATTCAATTAATTCTATATTGGTTACATTAGTATCAGTTTTTATCACAGTTATAATTGCAAATTTGGCTGGATATGCTCTTGTTGCATATAAAGTGAAATGGTCTTCAGCTATTGTATTTACTCTGATAGCAGTAATGGCTATTCCATCTTATACAACACTCGTTCCATTATCAACAAGTTTAAAATCAGTGGGACTTTTGAATACAAGAATGGGACTTATATTACCAACAATAGCTTTCAATATTCCAATGTCAATTTTTATAATGAGAGGATTTTTCATAACAGTTCCAAAAGAATTAATAGAAGCGGCAAGAATAGATGGTGCTGGAGAATTAAAAATATTTTTTAAGATTATGCTTCCTTTGGCAAAATCTGCTTCTTTTACTACAGCTATTATAAATGTTATATGGGTATGGAATGATTTCTTATTCCCTTTAGTTATAATAAACGATCCAAAATTAAAAACATTACCTATAGGATTAAGAGATTTTGTTGGACAACATGTAACTAATTATCCTGTAATGTTGGCTGCAATATTAATATCAGCCTTACCAGCTTTATTAATATATATATTATTTCAAAAACAAGTAATAGGTGGTTTAATGGGAAGTGCAGTTAAAGGCTAA